The Faecalibacterium prausnitzii genome includes a window with the following:
- a CDS encoding ABC transporter ATP-binding protein, protein MEKNQLILSVKDLNIQFNLRGKALHAIRGIDLDIYHGEVLAIVGESGSGKSVFTKSFMGLLDANGSISSGTIDYFGADDGTPIRLSDLKKEKDWLRVRGHEIAMIMQDPMTSLNPLKTIGDQIMEAVELHQGLRGKAAREKTLEYLRDVGIADPEVRFGQYPHEFSGGMRQRVVIAIAVACNPQILICDEPTTALDVTIQAQILQLLKEMQVKYNLTIVLITHDLGVVANIADRVAVMYAGDIIEIGTSDEIYYDPRHPYTWALLSSMPQMGIKGEDLFNIQGTPPNLFTEIHGDAFAPRNPQALKIDFVKRPPYFEISPTHKAKTWLLDPRAPKVEPPLAVRLLKEEGM, encoded by the coding sequence ATGGAAAAGAATCAGCTGATCCTTTCAGTCAAGGATTTGAACATCCAATTCAACCTGCGTGGAAAAGCGCTCCACGCCATCCGCGGCATCGACCTGGACATCTACCACGGCGAGGTTCTCGCCATCGTGGGCGAGTCCGGTTCGGGCAAGAGCGTGTTCACCAAGAGCTTCATGGGCCTGCTGGACGCCAACGGCTCTATTTCCAGCGGCACCATCGACTACTTCGGTGCCGACGACGGAACGCCCATCCGCCTGTCCGACCTGAAAAAGGAAAAGGACTGGCTCCGGGTGCGCGGCCACGAGATCGCCATGATCATGCAGGACCCCATGACCAGCCTGAACCCGCTGAAGACCATCGGCGACCAGATCATGGAAGCCGTGGAGCTGCATCAGGGCCTGCGCGGCAAGGCCGCCAGAGAGAAGACGCTGGAATACCTGCGGGATGTCGGCATCGCCGACCCGGAGGTCCGCTTCGGCCAGTACCCGCACGAGTTCTCCGGCGGTATGCGCCAGCGCGTCGTCATCGCCATTGCGGTGGCCTGCAACCCGCAGATCCTGATCTGCGATGAACCGACCACCGCGCTGGACGTGACCATCCAGGCGCAGATCTTGCAGCTGCTCAAGGAGATGCAGGTCAAGTACAACCTGACCATCGTTCTCATCACCCACGACCTCGGTGTCGTGGCCAACATCGCCGACCGGGTGGCCGTCATGTATGCAGGCGACATCATCGAGATCGGCACCTCGGACGAGATCTATTACGACCCCCGCCACCCCTACACCTGGGCACTGCTGTCCAGTATGCCCCAGATGGGCATCAAGGGCGAGGACCTGTTCAATATCCAGGGCACCCCGCCGAACCTGTTCACCGAGATCCACGGCGACGCCTTTGCGCCCCGCAACCCGCAGGCGCTCAAGATCGACTTCGTCAAGCGCCCGCCGTATTTTGAGATCAGCCCCACCCACAAGGCCAAGACCTGGCTGCTGGACCCGCGGGCACCCAAGGTGGAGCCGCCGCTGGCGGTCCGCCTGCTGAAAGAGGAGGGGATGTAA
- a CDS encoding ABC transporter permease produces the protein MLFHMKDQKAAVLENDLNKLQKDGPAVWASLPEDELFTPAGFSEEQAEATAYSNYSYWGSTFRAFFKNKMAVALLIALVAVVAFAFVQPHLPGQVDPNLCEVDPATGIQYRNIAPGQQGFIWGSNAIGQDLWARIWAGARTSLTIAFFVAMIEAVVGITVGVLWGYVRQLDFFFTELYNICDNIPSTIILILISYVASPSIQTLILGMSLTGWIAMARFIRNQILIIRDRDYNIASRCIGTPTSRIVLRNLLPYLVSVIMLRMALTIPAAIGSEVFITYIGLGLSVETPSLGNLINDGRKVMMQAGLRYQLLYPTIILSFVTIAFYLIGNAFSDAADPKNHMQ, from the coding sequence ATGCTGTTCCACATGAAAGACCAGAAGGCAGCTGTGCTGGAAAACGACCTGAACAAGCTGCAAAAGGACGGCCCCGCTGTCTGGGCCAGCCTGCCGGAAGATGAGCTGTTCACCCCTGCCGGCTTCAGCGAAGAGCAGGCCGAGGCAACGGCCTACTCCAACTACAGCTACTGGGGCAGCACGTTCCGCGCCTTCTTCAAGAACAAGATGGCCGTGGCGCTCCTCATCGCGCTGGTGGCCGTGGTGGCCTTTGCCTTCGTGCAGCCCCATCTGCCCGGCCAGGTGGACCCCAACCTCTGTGAGGTGGACCCCGCCACCGGAATCCAGTACCGCAACATCGCCCCCGGCCAGCAGGGCTTCATCTGGGGTTCCAACGCCATCGGCCAGGACCTGTGGGCCCGCATCTGGGCCGGTGCCCGCACCAGCCTGACCATCGCCTTCTTCGTGGCCATGATCGAGGCCGTGGTGGGCATCACCGTGGGTGTGCTGTGGGGCTATGTTCGCCAGCTCGACTTCTTCTTCACCGAGCTGTACAACATCTGCGACAACATCCCCTCCACCATCATCCTGATCCTGATCTCCTACGTGGCTTCCCCCAGCATCCAGACGCTGATCCTGGGCATGTCGCTCACGGGCTGGATCGCCATGGCGCGCTTCATCCGCAACCAGATCCTGATCATCCGCGACCGCGACTACAACATTGCCTCCCGCTGCATCGGCACCCCCACCTCCCGCATCGTGCTGCGCAACCTGCTGCCCTATCTGGTGTCGGTCATCATGCTGCGCATGGCGCTGACCATCCCCGCCGCCATTGGCAGCGAGGTGTTCATCACCTACATCGGTCTGGGCCTGTCGGTGGAGACGCCCTCGCTGGGCAACCTCATCAACGACGGCCGCAAGGTCATGATGCAGGCGGGCCTGCGGTATCAGCTGCTCTACCCCACCATCATCCTGAGCTTTGTCACCATCGCGTTCTACCTCATCGGCAACGCCTTCTCGGACGCCGCCGACCCGAAGAACCACATGCAGTAA
- a CDS encoding ABC transporter permease, with product MLKYLAKRIGRSILTLFVIVTLVFCLLRLMPVEGYFANYEKMTEAQIQAGLQSMGLLDPLPVQIGRFWWNALHGDLGVSHIYKVNASVTSILAKKLPISVQMGVFSMLLSLVVGIPMGLFMGRFKNRWPDKIGTAIIVLIQAVPAAVYYLYIQMYGTTALGVGLLFDASNWKYWVLPICSMSLGNVAFYGMWLRRYMVDESNKDYVRLALAKGVSESNIALHHIFRNAMVPLVQYIPSAFLNTVVGSIYIESLYSIPGMGGLLVTCVQRHDNTMVQGIVLLYACVGIIGLILGDLLMVLIDPRISFGKKEGGR from the coding sequence ATGCTGAAATATCTGGCAAAACGCATCGGGCGCTCGATTCTGACCCTGTTCGTCATCGTGACGCTCGTTTTCTGCCTGCTGCGGCTGATGCCCGTGGAAGGCTACTTTGCAAACTATGAAAAAATGACCGAGGCTCAGATCCAGGCGGGCCTCCAGTCCATGGGCCTGCTGGACCCGCTGCCGGTGCAGATCGGGCGGTTCTGGTGGAATGCACTGCACGGCGACCTCGGCGTCAGCCATATTTATAAGGTCAATGCGTCTGTGACCAGCATCTTGGCCAAAAAGCTGCCCATCTCGGTGCAGATGGGTGTTTTCTCCATGCTGCTGAGTCTGGTCGTCGGCATCCCGATGGGCCTGTTCATGGGCCGGTTCAAGAACCGCTGGCCGGATAAGATCGGCACAGCCATCATCGTGCTCATCCAGGCCGTGCCTGCCGCCGTGTATTATCTGTACATCCAGATGTACGGCACCACCGCGCTGGGCGTCGGCCTGCTGTTCGATGCCTCCAACTGGAAATACTGGGTGCTGCCCATCTGCTCCATGAGCCTGGGCAACGTGGCCTTCTACGGCATGTGGCTGCGCCGCTACATGGTGGATGAGAGCAACAAGGACTACGTCCGCCTGGCACTGGCCAAGGGCGTGAGCGAAAGCAACATCGCACTGCACCACATCTTCCGCAACGCCATGGTCCCGCTGGTGCAGTACATCCCGTCGGCCTTCCTGAACACCGTCGTCGGCTCCATCTACATCGAGAGCCTGTACAGCATCCCCGGCATGGGCGGCCTGCTGGTGACCTGTGTGCAGCGGCACGACAACACCATGGTGCAGGGCATCGTGCTGCTCTACGCCTGCGTGGGAATCATCGGCCTCATCCTGGGCGATCTGCTCATGGTGCTCATCGATCCCCGCATCAGCTTTGGCAAGAAAGAAGGTGGCCGATAA
- a CDS encoding DUF4358 domain-containing protein, producing the protein MKSMTKRLLAALLAVAALFALVGCSKSDKADAAPKDYTKILHDARPDEDNEYYMIFSPGEDGKFTAQYGYSDSYDASQLDEEIRNMLLPLLNLEEDMYTDFAASVSGMMVQSYGIAIVKPAEGKQQAVSEALDAYVQSQMQSMEHYLEDQYQIAASSHISTAPTGEVILVCCENPEAVMNAIKTALAA; encoded by the coding sequence ATGAAGTCCATGACCAAACGCCTCCTCGCCGCCCTGCTGGCTGTGGCCGCTCTGTTCGCTCTGGTGGGCTGCAGCAAGTCCGACAAGGCCGACGCTGCCCCCAAAGACTATACGAAGATCCTCCACGACGCCCGCCCGGACGAAGACAACGAATATTATATGATCTTCTCCCCCGGCGAAGACGGCAAGTTCACCGCCCAGTACGGCTACAGCGACAGCTATGACGCCTCCCAGCTGGACGAAGAGATCCGCAACATGCTGCTCCCCCTGCTGAACCTCGAAGAGGACATGTACACCGACTTTGCCGCCTCTGTTTCCGGCATGATGGTGCAGAGCTACGGCATCGCCATCGTCAAGCCCGCCGAGGGCAAACAACAGGCCGTATCCGAAGCCCTGGATGCCTACGTCCAGAGCCAGATGCAGAGCATGGAGCATTATCTGGAAGACCAGTACCAGATTGCCGCGTCATCTCATATCTCCACTGCTCCCACCGGCGAGGTGATTCTCGTCTGCTGCGAGAACCCCGAAGCCGTGATGAACGCCATCAAAACGGCGCTGGCCGCATAA